A stretch of the Arthrobacter stackebrandtii genome encodes the following:
- a CDS encoding NB-ARC domain-containing protein translates to MAVNVGVIHEVRMSRARLYILIDSFEQDMRFAIEAHLLDHMDEEAVFTSKELEAMRSKQAQDESGQDAGIVHYLDLSPSYDILLRHKELLPTDLATDLKLSASIISQLVPIRHRVMHGRPLNINDQATTVTLLSPFTGQFWTNTHYIINKLRQDPSWEPVFERTLSPQERTLHNLPEADYDETSFIGRKVESAWLLAALRKRRNPIITITGEGGIGKTALTLDVAYRLVDSDENPYEAILWVSLKTEKLTASGVELLRDAVRGIDDTIQYLGQTLTNDFSGSATELADALEGIECLIIIDNLESANGDEIVQLYDILPDSVTFLFTSRVGIGQLERRYALPALNDSEAVLLLRKFASAHGQHKLTKLKQADALEVVNSLRCSPLAIRWYVLAAASGAIPTDVLKNQQELLNFCVQNVHEGLSENSKAVLNVLRALDRRIGFDEFAVLTDLSIDDLRMVTQELTRGSLVSVESITAGQPGSKLALTPTARLYLKKPDHSGTFIAEVLRRERQYKTMLEASLSTTKSVDPRIINPRSESDSPAVFMLQRALKMAYTGNAEKAEELVGRARTFNPDFSEVHRVSGDIQSRFARYESAVSDYQTALSFASTDAAIVIASYQLASVFGYRLHIANVALPHAERAFELAPNLDTTTLYGKILVWTGDFEAGHLRLREALSGATGRDRLMIGTALANAYSRWGESFMKTHSYADAFAKSTEGLLSGWELTNYGKADQKLSAALAECCIVALRALEHDSSLHGDTTDGHLSKIASFLVQSSKLIPTKKRELIFATLNNVLIEMDNSTPVYAELYAGYLAVNMGKSIPAP, encoded by the coding sequence ATGGCCGTCAACGTAGGCGTAATTCACGAAGTCAGAATGAGTCGTGCCCGCCTGTATATACTAATTGATTCCTTCGAGCAAGATATGAGATTTGCGATCGAAGCCCATCTTTTAGATCACATGGACGAGGAGGCTGTTTTTACCTCGAAAGAGCTGGAAGCGATGAGGTCTAAGCAAGCTCAAGACGAGTCCGGTCAAGATGCAGGAATTGTGCACTACCTTGATTTGAGTCCTAGTTACGATATTTTACTCCGACACAAGGAACTGCTCCCAACCGACCTCGCTACAGATCTCAAACTGTCGGCTTCAATTATTTCTCAACTCGTTCCTATTCGACATAGAGTAATGCATGGACGGCCTCTGAATATTAATGACCAAGCGACAACTGTCACACTACTTTCTCCTTTTACGGGGCAATTTTGGACAAACACCCACTACATAATCAACAAACTGCGTCAAGATCCCAGCTGGGAGCCCGTATTCGAAAGAACATTGTCTCCCCAGGAGCGCACGCTCCATAACCTTCCAGAGGCAGACTACGATGAAACTTCATTCATCGGAAGAAAAGTTGAATCCGCATGGTTACTTGCTGCTCTTCGTAAGCGTCGCAATCCGATAATAACGATTACCGGCGAAGGTGGAATCGGCAAAACAGCTCTCACGCTCGATGTTGCTTACAGGCTCGTTGATAGCGACGAGAATCCATATGAAGCCATACTATGGGTATCTCTGAAAACAGAAAAGCTGACAGCCTCCGGAGTTGAACTCCTGAGAGATGCCGTTAGGGGAATTGATGACACCATTCAATACCTCGGGCAGACATTGACCAACGATTTCTCTGGAAGCGCTACGGAACTTGCCGATGCACTTGAAGGAATTGAGTGTCTGATAATTATTGATAATTTGGAATCCGCTAATGGCGATGAAATCGTACAACTTTACGATATTCTGCCAGACTCTGTAACTTTCCTTTTTACGAGTAGGGTAGGCATCGGACAGCTTGAGCGGCGATACGCATTGCCAGCTCTGAATGATTCTGAAGCGGTACTATTGCTCCGCAAGTTTGCATCCGCCCACGGTCAGCACAAACTTACCAAACTAAAACAGGCAGATGCGCTGGAGGTGGTTAATTCCCTTCGGTGCAGCCCATTAGCGATTAGATGGTACGTGCTCGCAGCAGCTTCAGGGGCCATCCCGACTGACGTTTTAAAAAATCAACAGGAGCTTCTCAATTTCTGTGTTCAAAACGTGCATGAAGGACTCTCTGAAAACTCCAAAGCTGTACTAAACGTCCTGCGAGCGTTAGATCGCAGGATTGGATTTGATGAATTTGCTGTGCTTACTGACCTGTCAATTGACGACCTTCGGATGGTAACTCAGGAACTTACGAGGGGTTCCTTAGTCTCAGTTGAATCGATTACGGCTGGCCAGCCTGGAAGCAAACTTGCATTGACGCCGACAGCAAGACTGTATCTGAAGAAACCTGACCACTCGGGCACCTTTATTGCGGAAGTTCTCCGTCGAGAGCGTCAATACAAAACGATGCTCGAAGCCAGCTTGTCGACTACCAAGTCCGTTGATCCCCGAATCATTAATCCGCGAAGCGAATCAGACAGCCCTGCAGTTTTCATGTTGCAACGCGCCCTCAAAATGGCCTATACGGGAAATGCGGAAAAGGCGGAAGAGTTGGTAGGCCGAGCACGCACTTTCAACCCAGATTTCTCAGAGGTGCATAGGGTCTCCGGTGATATCCAGTCTAGATTTGCAAGATACGAGTCCGCTGTTTCGGATTATCAAACCGCCCTATCCTTTGCATCGACGGACGCAGCTATTGTTATTGCAAGCTACCAGTTGGCCAGTGTATTCGGATATCGATTGCACATTGCCAACGTCGCTCTACCTCACGCCGAACGCGCATTCGAATTAGCTCCGAATCTAGACACAACTACTTTATATGGGAAGATATTGGTTTGGACCGGCGATTTTGAAGCAGGTCATCTGCGATTGCGGGAGGCCCTGAGTGGGGCCACAGGTCGTGATCGGTTGATGATCGGCACGGCGCTGGCCAATGCATATTCCCGCTGGGGTGAATCTTTCATGAAGACGCATTCATATGCCGATGCGTTCGCTAAATCTACCGAAGGCCTTCTTTCGGGATGGGAGCTAACCAATTACGGTAAAGCGGATCAGAAACTCTCCGCTGCTTTGGCTGAATGTTGCATTGTTGCCCTTCGAGCGCTCGAGCATGATTCGAGTTTGCACGGCGACACAACTGATGGACATCTTTCCAAAATTGCAAGTTTTCTTGTGCAGAGTTCGAAACTTATTCCGACAAAGAAGAGAGAGTTGATATTTGCAACGCTCAATAATGTCCTCATTGAAATGGATAACTCAACACCGGTCTATGCCGAACTTTATGCTGGATACTTGGCCGTCAATATGGGTAAATCCATCCCGGCGCCCTAG
- a CDS encoding IS701 family transposase: MAEIQEWADGLEEIRELIGDQFARTEPRNNAVSYIRGLLSDEERKNSWTLSERAGQGTPDGMQRLLSTTDWDPDKVRDALFGYVKKHLGDPEGILAIDETGFLKKGTASAGVARQYSGTAGRVENCQIGVFLSYASPAGRTFLDRELYLPKAWIEDEARCKRAGIPEEREMATKPVLAGDMIERALDAGIQAEWTTGDAVYGQHTGLRRRLEARGMHYVMAVPMNQHAIARARGSVGGDGRADELFAALDRRAWRTRTAGTGTKGERLYAWARIRINGPAETGEHWLLARRSLKDPTDLAYFICHTPENVTLIELARVAGARWAIEETFQTSKGETGLDHYQVRQYTGWYRHITLSMFAHAFLSVIRSKKGARTQAPSTW; the protein is encoded by the coding sequence GTGGCAGAGATACAGGAATGGGCTGATGGCCTGGAGGAAATCCGTGAGTTGATCGGGGATCAGTTTGCGCGTACTGAGCCGCGGAATAACGCGGTTAGTTACATTCGGGGGCTGCTTTCGGATGAGGAGCGGAAGAACTCTTGGACGCTGTCCGAGCGCGCTGGGCAGGGCACGCCGGATGGGATGCAGCGGCTACTCTCGACGACCGATTGGGACCCGGATAAGGTCCGTGATGCTTTGTTCGGCTACGTGAAAAAGCACCTCGGTGATCCAGAAGGCATTTTGGCGATTGATGAGACCGGTTTCCTGAAAAAGGGGACGGCTTCTGCCGGGGTGGCCCGCCAGTACTCGGGCACCGCCGGGAGGGTGGAAAACTGCCAGATCGGGGTGTTCCTGAGCTACGCTTCACCGGCGGGGCGCACGTTCCTGGATCGGGAGCTTTACCTGCCCAAGGCCTGGATCGAGGACGAGGCCCGGTGCAAGCGCGCTGGCATCCCGGAAGAGCGGGAAATGGCCACCAAGCCGGTGCTGGCCGGGGACATGATTGAACGTGCCCTGGACGCTGGAATCCAGGCCGAATGGACCACCGGGGACGCCGTCTACGGCCAACACACAGGGCTGCGCCGCCGACTCGAGGCCCGGGGCATGCACTACGTCATGGCGGTACCTATGAACCAACACGCCATCGCCCGGGCGCGTGGTTCAGTGGGCGGGGACGGCCGTGCCGATGAGCTCTTCGCTGCCCTAGACAGGCGTGCCTGGCGCACCCGAACCGCCGGGACCGGGACCAAGGGTGAACGGCTCTACGCCTGGGCCAGGATCCGCATTAACGGCCCTGCCGAAACCGGCGAGCATTGGCTGCTGGCCCGCCGCTCCCTGAAAGACCCGACCGACCTGGCGTACTTCATTTGCCACACCCCCGAGAACGTCACCTTGATCGAGCTGGCCCGAGTCGCCGGGGCCCGCTGGGCCATCGAGGAAACCTTCCAAACCTCCAAGGGCGAAACTGGACTCGATCACTACCAGGTGCGCCAATACACCGGCTGGTACAGGCACATCACCCTCTCCATGTTCGCCCACGCATTCCTGAGCGTCATCCGCTCTAAAAAGGGGGCCCGCACCCAGGCTCCGAGCACTTGGTAA
- a CDS encoding type II toxin-antitoxin system Phd/YefM family antitoxin, with amino-acid sequence MTTMTITEASRAGLSSLVASAEAGNDVPLSRHGRVVAEVVSAEEIAGLRRDRDTLRDAALVMARFATDSGVRTDLDQAMEFFGFTRAELEAEIAADISAGRA; translated from the coding sequence ATGACCACCATGACCATCACAGAAGCATCCCGTGCCGGCCTTTCCTCGCTCGTTGCTTCGGCTGAAGCCGGAAACGATGTTCCCCTGTCCCGCCATGGCCGGGTCGTTGCCGAAGTTGTTTCCGCTGAGGAAATCGCCGGCCTGAGGCGTGATCGTGACACTCTTCGCGATGCGGCGCTCGTCATGGCCCGTTTCGCAACCGACTCTGGGGTCCGCACCGACCTAGATCAGGCCATGGAATTCTTCGGTTTCACTCGTGCTGAGCTGGAAGCTGAGATTGCTGCCGACATCTCTGCAGGACGAGCGTGA
- a CDS encoding helix-turn-helix domain-containing protein — protein sequence MSEQTSPAPSTAPIREEWLSPKDICRELQIPEQTFYQWRTKHAGPRAHRIGRHLRISRTDLNEWLATTEDHLA from the coding sequence ATGAGTGAGCAAACTAGCCCCGCCCCGTCCACGGCACCGATCAGGGAGGAATGGTTGAGCCCGAAGGACATCTGCCGGGAACTGCAGATCCCCGAGCAGACGTTCTATCAGTGGCGCACCAAGCACGCCGGCCCGCGGGCCCACAGGATTGGCCGTCACCTGCGCATCAGCCGCACCGACCTGAACGAATGGCTCGCAACGACGGAAGACCACCTTGCCTAG
- a CDS encoding phage integrase central domain-containing protein codes for MPRARLPLGMWGKVTRMQLKPKIWRARAKFRSFDGVVRRYEAWGPTGPKAEAALIHKLTLLVPVNEDEIRPEMQLRELSKIWWAEFEDLGRAANTSKRYRELLDTYILPGTGELTIREANVNSLDRFLKTTRTKSGATTAKMCKTILSGMLSLATRHGAISANPLREVARIPIVTKEVRAPGLRSW; via the coding sequence TTGCCTAGAGCACGCCTGCCGCTGGGCATGTGGGGCAAGGTCACCCGCATGCAACTCAAGCCGAAAATTTGGCGTGCCCGCGCCAAGTTCCGGTCCTTCGACGGCGTCGTCCGCCGCTACGAAGCGTGGGGGCCGACCGGGCCAAAGGCCGAGGCGGCCCTCATTCACAAGCTCACGCTGCTGGTCCCGGTCAATGAAGATGAGATCAGGCCGGAGATGCAGCTGCGGGAGCTTTCAAAGATCTGGTGGGCGGAGTTTGAAGACCTCGGCAGGGCCGCCAACACGAGCAAAAGGTATCGGGAGCTCCTGGACACCTACATCCTGCCCGGCACCGGCGAACTGACCATCAGGGAAGCCAACGTCAACTCCCTCGACAGGTTCCTCAAGACGACCCGGACCAAAAGCGGCGCCACGACGGCGAAGATGTGCAAGACCATCCTGTCCGGGATGCTCAGCCTCGCCACACGGCACGGCGCCATCAGCGCCAACCCGCTGCGGGAGGTTGCCAGGATCCCCATCGTCACCAAGGAAGTCCGGGCCCCAGGGCTCCGGTCATGGTGA
- a CDS encoding type II toxin-antitoxin system RelE family toxin: protein MTSHLKRVCVVRLTEDAVADLHRLGKKDPHAVRTVFKKMLLLERSPNAGEPLLGALIGFRKLVVGDRHWRIVWRVTEDTDGTPVLDISEVWAVGVRSDSEVYEELKARVARIGDDPKLQPLKDVITQMGRLYESVEAAAEPTQESSLPDWLQAALREQLNLSQNEISKISEQQGQKLLMEFWSGRQKP, encoded by the coding sequence GTGACCTCGCATCTGAAGCGCGTTTGCGTGGTTCGACTCACTGAGGATGCCGTTGCCGACCTTCACCGACTCGGCAAAAAAGACCCCCACGCTGTCCGTACGGTATTCAAGAAGATGCTGCTCCTGGAGCGGTCGCCAAATGCCGGCGAGCCTCTGCTGGGCGCCTTGATCGGATTCCGCAAACTGGTGGTGGGAGACCGGCATTGGCGCATTGTCTGGCGAGTCACCGAGGACACCGACGGCACGCCGGTCCTTGATATCTCCGAAGTATGGGCCGTGGGCGTCCGATCCGACAGCGAAGTCTACGAGGAGCTCAAGGCCCGCGTCGCACGAATAGGCGATGACCCCAAACTCCAACCGCTCAAGGACGTCATTACCCAAATGGGTCGTCTCTATGAATCCGTTGAAGCCGCCGCGGAACCCACACAGGAGTCTTCTCTGCCGGATTGGCTTCAGGCTGCCCTCCGCGAGCAACTCAATCTCAGCCAGAACGAGATCTCCAAAATATCAGAGCAACAGGGACAAAAGCTGCTGATGGAATTCTGGTCCGGCCGCCAGAAACCCTAA
- a CDS encoding putative transposase, with protein sequence MTTQTALPVLPDLGAVLMGERAALLENASGGKVFINGQLAYVWGAGQDGLRRLAASQLVDTGAAQVNEVAAAFGVNTESLRRWRKSLEGTGLMGLAPVKKGPKRPSLLTEAKAAEIRAIRAGGLSLRATAEATGVSTDTVRRAMAMTTTAEAPTTDAAHDSLVPLEAAGQRALPLLPAPVARDAERAAAGLLEAAAPLFAPAANVRHAGLFLAFPALESTGLISCAKEVYGALPNGFYGLETVLIDSVLRALAGESRAEGATRFDPGELGRVLGLDRAPEVKTIRRRISQLAETGKAGELIAALAKHHLTGTGPGGEDLAAVLYVDGHVRAYQGTKKIGKIYSTRLKFPVPATEETWVTDAHGSPVFVVMAAPGASLAAELRDLLPELRTAVGDDRRVLVGFDRGGWSPALFKHMDSAGFDVLTWRKGVTEDISEDLFTEVTHTDDHGQRRKWSVADTLVDLPLATTKTSGEVFTIRQISRVVGTTGDGSRQIHILTTDRTMSAGEVVYRMGNRWRQENQFRYARMHFDLDSHDSYTSTGDDEERMVPNPAKAKAYQKVVAARNAHAEAAAIAETNLMALKTPAEGSTELAVTVTSAMHNQAMAPLWEAETALIAAEKAHKAIPAKLRLGELNPGQQVLDTEVKLIHTGIRMAAYNTAMTIAREIRTNTGYRRASQEAHALMRQIFNQPGDIDTTKPGLLTITLDPLPTKAKTAAAAQLCEHLNSAETRYPSTELILRYKIKNTT encoded by the coding sequence ATGACTACCCAAACCGCCCTTCCCGTACTTCCGGACCTTGGCGCTGTGCTCATGGGCGAGCGTGCGGCCCTGCTGGAAAACGCCTCTGGTGGCAAGGTCTTCATTAACGGGCAGCTGGCCTATGTGTGGGGTGCGGGCCAGGACGGTCTGCGCCGGTTGGCGGCCTCTCAACTGGTCGATACCGGTGCCGCCCAGGTCAACGAGGTCGCCGCAGCTTTCGGCGTCAACACGGAGTCGTTGCGGCGCTGGCGCAAGTCCCTTGAAGGCACTGGCCTGATGGGCCTGGCACCGGTAAAGAAGGGACCCAAACGCCCCTCCCTGCTCACGGAAGCCAAAGCAGCAGAAATTCGTGCTATTCGTGCCGGCGGTTTGAGCCTGCGGGCCACCGCTGAAGCGACGGGGGTTTCCACCGACACGGTCCGGCGCGCCATGGCCATGACCACCACGGCAGAAGCACCGACCACTGATGCTGCCCACGATTCTCTGGTACCCCTTGAAGCAGCGGGGCAGCGTGCACTGCCGCTCTTACCAGCCCCGGTGGCCCGCGATGCCGAGCGGGCCGCTGCCGGCCTGCTCGAGGCTGCAGCGCCTTTGTTTGCCCCGGCCGCCAACGTTCGCCACGCCGGCTTGTTCCTGGCCTTCCCCGCACTGGAATCCACCGGTCTGATCAGCTGTGCGAAAGAGGTGTACGGGGCGTTGCCGAATGGTTTCTACGGCCTCGAGACCGTCCTGATTGATAGCGTGCTGCGAGCACTGGCCGGGGAATCTAGGGCTGAGGGCGCGACGCGCTTTGACCCGGGTGAGCTCGGGCGGGTGTTGGGGTTGGATCGGGCCCCGGAAGTAAAAACCATCCGCCGCCGGATCAGCCAACTCGCCGAAACCGGCAAGGCCGGGGAACTGATTGCCGCCCTGGCCAAACACCATCTGACAGGCACCGGGCCTGGCGGGGAGGACCTGGCTGCGGTGCTTTATGTTGACGGGCACGTGCGCGCCTATCAAGGCACGAAAAAGATTGGGAAGATCTACTCCACGAGGCTCAAGTTCCCAGTCCCGGCGACCGAAGAAACCTGGGTCACCGACGCCCATGGTTCACCGGTCTTCGTTGTCATGGCCGCACCCGGCGCGTCCCTGGCCGCCGAACTGCGCGACCTCCTGCCCGAGCTGCGCACAGCCGTTGGGGATGACCGGCGCGTGTTGGTCGGCTTCGACCGCGGCGGCTGGTCACCGGCATTGTTCAAGCACATGGACTCAGCCGGTTTTGATGTGTTGACCTGGCGCAAAGGCGTTACGGAGGACATCAGCGAAGATCTCTTCACAGAGGTCACGCACACCGACGACCACGGGCAGAGACGCAAATGGTCGGTGGCGGACACGCTCGTTGATCTGCCCCTGGCAACGACCAAGACCAGCGGTGAAGTCTTCACGATCCGGCAGATCAGCAGGGTCGTGGGCACCACCGGTGACGGGAGCAGGCAAATCCATATCCTCACCACCGACCGGACCATGAGTGCCGGGGAGGTTGTGTATCGCATGGGCAATAGGTGGAGGCAGGAAAATCAGTTCCGCTACGCCCGGATGCACTTCGATCTTGACTCCCACGATTCCTACACCAGCACCGGTGACGATGAGGAGCGGATGGTGCCGAACCCTGCCAAGGCCAAGGCGTACCAAAAAGTCGTTGCCGCCCGGAATGCTCATGCCGAGGCCGCTGCGATCGCCGAGACGAACCTGATGGCGCTGAAAACCCCGGCAGAAGGCTCCACGGAACTGGCTGTCACGGTCACCAGCGCCATGCACAACCAGGCCATGGCACCGCTCTGGGAAGCAGAAACGGCGCTGATCGCGGCCGAGAAGGCTCACAAAGCCATTCCGGCAAAACTCCGTCTCGGGGAACTGAACCCGGGCCAGCAAGTCCTGGATACCGAGGTCAAGCTCATCCATACCGGCATCCGCATGGCCGCCTACAACACCGCGATGACCATCGCCCGCGAGATCCGCACCAACACCGGCTACCGGCGCGCCAGCCAGGAAGCCCACGCCCTCATGCGTCAGATATTCAACCAGCCCGGCGACATCGACACCACCAAGCCCGGCCTCCTCACCATCACCCTGGACCCGCTACCCACCAAGGCCAAAACCGCGGCCGCCGCCCAACTATGCGAGCACCTAAACAGCGCCGAAACTCGCTACCCCAGCACCGAGCTCATCCTGCGCTACAAAATCAAGAACACCACCTAG
- a CDS encoding site-specific integrase — protein sequence MRKGVYAWQQPTGRPNGLHEKDILDVVDIMLATGARIGEALAISWTDVDLEAEKPTVTINGTVIKVKGAHGLRIQDHPKSSNSRQRYFLPTFAVEMMRRRQANTVLQNDLGLVFPSTVLTIRDPNGFRKQWRECRESLGYDWVTPHTFRKSVGTILANTQGIAAATAQLGHSNEKITSKHYVQKTHEVPDNTEVLQAFGEERKKEEDQAT from the coding sequence TTGCGCAAGGGCGTGTATGCGTGGCAGCAGCCGACCGGGCGCCCCAACGGGCTGCATGAGAAGGACATCCTCGACGTCGTGGACATCATGTTGGCCACCGGTGCCCGTATCGGCGAAGCCCTTGCGATTAGTTGGACCGATGTGGACCTCGAAGCGGAGAAGCCGACGGTGACGATCAACGGGACCGTCATCAAGGTCAAAGGTGCGCACGGCTTGAGAATCCAGGACCATCCAAAGAGTTCGAACTCTCGGCAAAGGTACTTCCTGCCGACATTTGCCGTGGAAATGATGCGCCGGCGCCAAGCCAACACCGTGCTCCAAAACGACCTTGGCCTAGTCTTCCCGTCAACAGTCCTGACCATCCGCGACCCGAACGGCTTCCGCAAGCAATGGCGTGAATGCCGAGAATCATTGGGCTACGACTGGGTCACCCCGCACACATTCCGCAAGTCAGTCGGCACAATCCTCGCCAACACCCAGGGCATCGCCGCCGCTACAGCCCAGCTGGGCCACTCAAATGAAAAAATCACCAGCAAGCACTATGTGCAGAAAACGCACGAGGTGCCGGACAACACGGAGGTGCTGCAAGCGTTCGGTGAAGAGAGGAAGAAAGAAGAGGATCAGGCTACCTGA